The genome window CGAGCGGCGCCGGCGGGGCGCCTACCTCCTCAGTCGCGCGTCAGCGAGACGACCTTCTCCTCCGGCAGCACGCCGCGCGGCCGGTAGAGGACGATGAACAGCATCAGGAGCGAGATCAGCAGGAAGCGGATGTAGGGCCCGCGCTGCGGCAGGTCGGGCGAGATCGCCGCCAGCGTCGGGCGCAGCGCGTCGACGAGGAAGCTCGCCCCCGTCCAGATCGCCCACACGAGCAGGGCGCCCAGCACGGCGCCGCGGTTGTTGCCGCTGCCGCCGAGCATCAGCATCACCCAGATCAGGAACGTGCCGTAGAGCGGGTCGAAGTGCCCGTAGTCGATGGCGACGACGTAGTGCGCGTAGAGCGAGCCGCCCATGCCCATGATCACGGCCCCGACGACGAACGCCTGCATGCGGAAGGCGGCCACGTCCTTGCCGCTCATCGCCGCGGCGTCCTCGTCCTCGCGCACGGCGCGCAGCACGCGCCCCCACGGCGAGCGTATCGCGCGCTCGAGCCCCGTGTAGACGAGGAACAGCACGAGCCCGACGATCGCCACGTACAGGTACGGGTAGTCGCGCGGCGCCAGCGGGGCGAAGAACGAGTTCACGAAGCCGGGCAGCCAGTCGCAGCCGTCGCCGGTCAGGCAGGAGAGCGGCTGGGGCAGGCCGCGCAGCGGCTGGGGACCGTTGGCGAGCCAGCGCTCGTTCTGGAACACCAGGCGCACCAGCTCGGCGATGCCGATGGTCGCGATCG of Trueperaceae bacterium contains these proteins:
- a CDS encoding branched-chain amino acid ABC transporter permease, whose translation is MTDPTVLPRAVLLAVPLYLLLVVVLRGRSAAVKHAVSIVVALAVAAALALLLPAGILSYVTTFLLMGSVYAVLTLGLNVQWGYTGLFNIGVAAFFAIGAFTSALFTTNLPTGSLAAFTQQAFGLGAPFWVGLLAGGVVAGLLALLVGWPTLRLRGDYLAIATIGIAELVRLVFQNERWLANGPQPLRGLPQPLSCLTGDGCDWLPGFVNSFFAPLAPRDYPYLYVAIVGLVLFLVYTGLERAIRSPWGRVLRAVREDEDAAAMSGKDVAAFRMQAFVVGAVIMGMGGSLYAHYVVAIDYGHFDPLYGTFLIWVMLMLGGSGNNRGAVLGALLVWAIWTGASFLVDALRPTLAAISPDLPQRGPYIRFLLISLLMLFIVLYRPRGVLPEEKVVSLTRD